The Agrobacterium vitis region ACGATGTTCATGATTGCACCCACGGCCTTGTGGATCTGTTGGCGAGACATTTCCTCACGGCAAATGGCAATCGCTTCATCCGCCGTGGCGAGAATAGCCTCGTCGGCCTCGGTCAACGGGCCGGGCTGCGGCACCTTGCCGTCAAGATTCTTGGCGATCATCGACAGCGAACGGCTGGCGAGATTACCGATGCCGTTGGCAAGATCAGCATTGATACGCGGAGCAATAAGCTCAGCATTACAGTTTCCATCCTGCCCAAAAGAAATTTCGCGGCACAGGAAATAACGGACATTATCAAGACCGAACTGCTGCAACAGATCAAAGGGGTCAACCACATTCCCGAGCGATTTTGACATCTTCTCGCCCTTGTTCAGGACGAATCCGTGGGCGAAAATTCGCTTAGGCAACGCAACACCCGCCGACAGCAGGAAAGCCGGCCAGTAGACAGCGTGGAAGCGAATGATATCCTTACCGATGATATGGGCGTCTGCTGGCCAGTATTTGGCGCGCGGACCGTTTTCATCGGTCAGATAGCCGGTGGCGGTGATGTAATTGGTCAGCGCATCGACCCAGACATACATGACATGCTTGTCATCGCCGGGCACCTTGATGCCCCAGTCAAAGGTGGTGCGCGACATCGACAGGTCCTTGAGACCGGACTTGACGAAGGACAGCACCTCATTGCGGCGCTCATTGGGGCCAATGAAATCCGGTTGATCCTCATAGAGCTTCAGCAGCTTGTCTTCATAGGCTGAAAGACGGAAGAAATAGCTCTCCTCCTCCACCCATTCCACCGGCGTTCCCTGTGGCCCATAGCGAACGCCATCGGCGCGCACTTCAGTTTCGTCTTCGGCGTAATAGGCCTCGTCGCGCACCGAATACCAGCCTGCATAGCTGTCCTTATAGATATCGCCGTTCTTCTCCATCCGCTTCCAGATTTCCTGGCTGGCGGCGTGGTGGCGGGCTTCCGTGGTGCGGATGAAATCGTCGTTGGAGGCATTGAGCAGCTTGCCCATGGCGCGGAATTCGTCCGAATTACGCTTCGCCAGTTCCTCTGGCGCAATGCCTTCGTTGCGGGCGGTCTGCTGCATTTTCTGGCCATGCTCGTCGGTGCCGGTCAGGAAGAACACATCCTTGCCATCCAGCCGCTGGAAGCGCGCCATCGCATCGGTCGCGATCAG contains the following coding sequences:
- the metG gene encoding methionine--tRNA ligase, coding for MKDTFYITTAISYPNGKPHIGHAYELIATDAMARFQRLDGKDVFFLTGTDEHGQKMQQTARNEGIAPEELAKRNSDEFRAMGKLLNASNDDFIRTTEARHHAASQEIWKRMEKNGDIYKDSYAGWYSVRDEAYYAEDETEVRADGVRYGPQGTPVEWVEEESYFFRLSAYEDKLLKLYEDQPDFIGPNERRNEVLSFVKSGLKDLSMSRTTFDWGIKVPGDDKHVMYVWVDALTNYITATGYLTDENGPRAKYWPADAHIIGKDIIRFHAVYWPAFLLSAGVALPKRIFAHGFVLNKGEKMSKSLGNVVDPFDLLQQFGLDNVRYFLCREISFGQDGNCNAELIAPRINADLANGIGNLASRSLSMIAKNLDGKVPQPGPLTEADEAILATADEAIAICREEMSRQQIHKAVGAIMNIVNEADRYFAAQAPWVLRKTDVPRMETVLYVTAEVVRQIAILFQPIMPDSAAKLLDLVAIAPDDRVFAKLGKAGRLTPGTELPAVSPVFPRYVAPDADKAADRA